A genomic window from Desulfovibrio gilichinskyi includes:
- a CDS encoding efflux RND transporter periplasmic adaptor subunit, with protein sequence MKKFKDIKSSIIPVIVIILVAFGAGYWFSGNDDPNMGKQLVDEHIGHELEAEATETGKVVWTCSMHPQIQLPNPGKCPICFMDLIPLEKGGKSGEEVLSLRQISLTDQARTLAGIETSKVEKRNVGVETRMVGKVDYDETRMGTITAWTGGRIDKLYIDYTGSSVRKGQAMASIYSPELLTAQVELIQSVKAKEALRGSSMQIVKDTAARTEKASREKLRLLGLSKSQIADIIKNGKAAEHIILYSPMSGIVLKKDVVEGVYVKTGTPIYTIADLSRVWVFLEAYESDLPWIKMGMLVDFTTEAYPGKSFQGKVAYIDPVVNEKTRTIRIRLEVPNEEFKLKPGMFVRAVSQADKKAVAQLVIPASAPLITGKRAVVYIAVPGKEGVYEGREIVLGPKAGDFYVVKYGLADGEQVVTNGNFKIDSALQIIAKPSMMNPESGVKTVLDNKGYEHSLPPIFVSKLVNLKKSFDVLTNSAKAGSLDETRMLYSKFFDSLKAIDSAGLKGDNSLVWKELSMLLTDDAVIGRDAKDSFRLKSITDETAKHFTRLDKAFDISSLAKNTGNKVDTPETFKIQMGKVYASYSAFTEALASDNMLLAQTQAELMAAELKKIDHGSLGSEAHKIWMDALKNINDGIDSIRGAKDIVGVRAGLEPLSYGMIDVVSKLGIKSSQPVYEIFCPMAFDFKGAMWLQSDENIRNPYFGETMLQCGEIKRQLKDKE encoded by the coding sequence ATGAAAAAATTTAAAGACATAAAATCATCGATTATACCGGTCATTGTTATCATACTGGTCGCATTCGGGGCCGGATACTGGTTTTCCGGAAATGACGACCCGAACATGGGCAAACAGCTTGTGGATGAACACATCGGGCATGAACTTGAAGCCGAAGCAACTGAAACAGGAAAAGTAGTCTGGACCTGCTCAATGCACCCGCAGATTCAGTTGCCCAACCCCGGCAAATGTCCCATTTGTTTTATGGACCTGATCCCCCTTGAAAAAGGCGGAAAATCAGGTGAAGAGGTACTCAGCCTAAGACAGATAAGCCTGACGGATCAGGCTCGCACGCTTGCCGGTATTGAAACCAGCAAAGTAGAAAAAAGAAATGTCGGCGTTGAAACCCGCATGGTGGGAAAGGTTGATTATGATGAAACCCGCATGGGAACCATCACGGCATGGACCGGAGGACGGATAGACAAACTCTACATTGATTATACTGGAAGCTCAGTCCGTAAAGGACAGGCCATGGCCTCCATATACAGTCCCGAACTTCTTACAGCACAAGTGGAACTTATCCAGTCTGTGAAAGCAAAAGAAGCATTACGCGGAAGTTCCATGCAGATCGTAAAAGACACTGCTGCGCGTACTGAAAAAGCTTCCCGTGAAAAGCTTCGCCTACTCGGCCTTTCCAAATCTCAAATTGCAGATATCATAAAAAACGGCAAAGCAGCCGAACACATTATCCTTTATTCTCCAATGAGCGGAATTGTTCTAAAAAAAGACGTAGTTGAAGGGGTTTATGTTAAAACAGGAACGCCCATTTACACCATTGCCGACCTCTCAAGAGTCTGGGTCTTTCTTGAAGCTTATGAATCCGACCTGCCGTGGATTAAAATGGGTATGCTGGTTGATTTCACCACAGAGGCATATCCCGGCAAATCCTTTCAAGGAAAAGTCGCTTACATAGATCCGGTTGTTAATGAAAAAACCAGAACAATCAGAATCCGTCTTGAAGTACCGAACGAGGAATTCAAACTTAAACCCGGTATGTTTGTGCGCGCTGTCAGTCAGGCTGACAAAAAAGCAGTCGCACAGCTTGTTATCCCCGCATCAGCCCCGCTCATTACCGGAAAACGTGCCGTAGTCTATATTGCCGTACCAGGCAAAGAAGGCGTTTACGAAGGGCGTGAAATAGTGCTCGGACCCAAAGCCGGTGATTTCTACGTGGTAAAATATGGTCTGGCAGACGGCGAACAAGTGGTTACAAACGGAAATTTCAAAATAGACAGTGCTCTTCAAATTATTGCTAAACCAAGCATGATGAATCCGGAAAGCGGCGTAAAAACAGTTCTAGACAACAAAGGATATGAACACTCGCTGCCTCCTATCTTTGTTTCTAAATTAGTAAACCTGAAAAAAAGTTTCGATGTCCTGACTAATTCAGCAAAAGCGGGCAGTCTTGACGAAACCCGCATGCTCTATTCCAAGTTTTTTGACAGTCTTAAAGCAATAGACAGTGCAGGGCTCAAAGGAGACAACTCGCTTGTCTGGAAAGAATTATCCATGCTTCTTACTGATGATGCCGTAATAGGTCGCGATGCAAAGGACTCCTTTAGACTGAAATCAATTACAGATGAAACTGCAAAACATTTTACGCGTCTTGATAAAGCTTTTGATATATCAAGCCTCGCAAAAAACACTGGAAACAAAGTAGACACCCCTGAAACTTTCAAAATTCAAATGGGAAAAGTCTATGCTTCATATTCCGCTTTTACCGAGGCTCTTGCGTCAGATAATATGCTCTTAGCGCAAACGCAGGCAGAACTTATGGCTGCGGAACTTAAAAAGATAGATCACGGGTCTCTCGGCAGTGAAGCTCATAAAATCTGGATGGACGCCCTCAAAAATATTAACGACGGAATTGATTCCATACGCGGTGCAAAGGATATTGTGGGAGTGCGCGCCGGACTGGAACCTCTTTCGTACGGAATGATCGACGTTGTGAGCAAACTAGGAATCAAATCGTCTCAGCCTGTCTACGAAATATTCTGCCCTATGGCTTTTGATTTTAAAGGAGCTATGTGGCTGCAAAGCGACGAGAATATTCGAAATCCATACTTTGGAGAAACGATGCTCCAGTGCGGTGAAATTAAGCGTCAGCTCAAAGATAAGGAATAG
- a CDS encoding TolC family protein yields MSKIFKYTPLLIIAVLILLPSTGRAQNSSNNSMAEYKTEHGEIKELTEYLVEAARNNDDLYAAFYSWKAALQRETSVSSLPDPRFSFAWFIQPVETRTGPQEFKYGLSQTLPWFGKLNLKGEQALRDADIKKAKFDALKLKIFYQVKTNYYDYAYLAQAIRITRENIELMKYLESVASSKYSTSSGKYDGLIKTQVELGKLEDRLRSLEERKRPTVAKLLAAINRPDGQSLPLPAFIPVMKIEADTRQLKQDFKEANPNLMALTHKINKEKLSVELAEKDYFPDFSFGVEYIQTGKSRSPNVTNENKDPVVAGMSINLPIWFDKQEAQLVEAQQNVKSASRERTGLERSLSADLELEIYRYEDAIRKVNLYRDSLTPKAEQSLSVSIEGFQSGTASSTDLIDAERTLIEFQLVYYQSLAEQAKRVAAIEYLVGHEIPCTIHGSLLPKTAVSPPVK; encoded by the coding sequence GTGTCTAAAATTTTTAAATATACCCCACTCTTAATTATAGCAGTGCTTATCTTATTGCCAAGTACGGGAAGAGCTCAAAACAGCTCAAATAACAGCATGGCTGAGTACAAAACCGAGCACGGCGAAATTAAAGAGCTTACAGAATATCTGGTTGAAGCTGCACGCAATAATGATGATCTCTACGCCGCATTCTACAGCTGGAAAGCCGCCTTGCAACGCGAAACAAGTGTTTCAAGCCTGCCGGACCCTAGATTCAGTTTTGCATGGTTCATTCAGCCGGTAGAAACGCGAACCGGACCGCAGGAATTTAAATATGGGTTAAGTCAGACTCTTCCATGGTTCGGCAAACTTAATCTTAAAGGTGAACAGGCATTGCGTGATGCAGATATTAAAAAAGCAAAATTTGATGCCCTTAAACTCAAGATATTCTACCAAGTTAAAACTAATTACTACGACTACGCCTACCTTGCACAGGCCATCCGCATTACACGTGAAAATATTGAGCTTATGAAATATCTCGAATCCGTTGCCAGCTCCAAATACTCCACCAGCTCAGGTAAGTATGACGGACTCATAAAAACCCAAGTAGAACTCGGTAAACTTGAAGACAGACTCCGCTCACTGGAAGAACGCAAAAGGCCTACAGTAGCTAAACTGCTTGCCGCCATAAACAGGCCGGACGGACAATCCTTGCCACTGCCTGCATTTATCCCGGTTATGAAAATAGAAGCCGACACCCGGCAGCTCAAACAGGATTTTAAAGAAGCCAATCCTAATCTGATGGCTCTTACCCATAAAATTAATAAAGAAAAACTTTCTGTTGAACTGGCAGAAAAAGATTACTTCCCGGACTTTTCCTTCGGGGTTGAATATATCCAGACAGGGAAATCCAGATCTCCTAATGTTACCAACGAAAACAAAGATCCTGTGGTTGCGGGGATGTCTATAAACCTTCCTATCTGGTTCGATAAACAAGAAGCTCAGCTTGTCGAGGCTCAGCAGAACGTTAAGTCAGCAAGCCGTGAAAGAACAGGACTTGAGCGAAGTCTTTCTGCCGATCTTGAACTGGAAATATACCGCTACGAAGATGCTATCCGCAAAGTGAATCTTTACAGGGACTCACTTACTCCCAAAGCAGAACAGTCGCTTTCTGTTTCTATTGAAGGCTTTCAGTCAGGCACCGCTTCATCCACCGATCTGATTGATGCAGAAAGAACACTTATTGAATTTCAACTTGTCTATTACCAGTCGCTGGCGGAACAGGCCAAAAGAGTTGCCGCAATTGAATACTTAGTCGGCCATGAAATACCATGCACAATTCATGGATCTTTACTGCCCAAGACAGCAGTATCTCCACCAGTAAAATAA
- a CDS encoding SpoIIE family protein phosphatase, translated as MKIRFKLLLLLLLVSIVPLVAVQTGVLESLHSLSEEIGGEVRSELVNKSSVELKRLVEDHARVLSKQRKIVELNLQQLSAELTAWIEEGTMFVPPEILIGISAQDAESENERLQQKYGQPDFVMHGESGINFNYLGYDSGRHGTADRIIPQRSTDVIFPLFKTIENRNPDLALWIEANFISGESLTYPARYTGMSMGRMMNAPQPQAASIIPENLLPAWSLPKKDPVTGRTVLTASLAIIVHGNIVGSVSIDVPLGTLLSGNNHLNMFSHNIDSMLVRIESNTDSTNDVEIVAKEISGTGSKTMMHMWEPPTVQTMLSSSDSVLFSKFKDLLKERKSGVISMPYKGRDSIWAFSSPDKRGISLVLILLHDDVVKPAENAKKFVTSVISQQYRNTSLVLVAVVLLVSVIAFMLSRRFTKNILILAKGVKRIASGDFAAKVEISNADEIGELADNFNKMVPSLQEHIEIKSALDVAMEVQTNLLPQSSPELSGYDIHGESRYCDELGGDYFDYIKPYADQDNIRFAVGDVSGHGVSAAMLMGSIRGYVRARSLSRGTLGEVLIDVNKLVAEDTCKTAQFMTMVMVELDPLKNELRWVRAGHDPALIFDPGQDDFTQLEGDGIALGAVAEATYAESCCFDLDAGQILILGTDGIWEASNGDGEFFGKERLWRVVNSAKDLPAKVLVKTIFDAVHTFTGRSKQEDDLTVVVVKRNN; from the coding sequence ATGAAGATTAGATTTAAACTGCTTTTACTCTTGTTGCTTGTTTCAATAGTACCTCTTGTTGCCGTACAGACCGGGGTGCTTGAATCGCTGCATTCTCTTTCTGAAGAGATCGGCGGCGAAGTTCGCAGTGAGTTGGTAAACAAAAGCAGTGTTGAATTAAAAAGATTGGTGGAAGATCATGCAAGAGTTCTTTCCAAGCAGCGTAAAATTGTTGAGTTGAATCTGCAGCAGCTCTCCGCCGAATTGACTGCATGGATTGAAGAAGGGACCATGTTTGTGCCGCCTGAGATTCTTATAGGCATATCAGCTCAGGATGCTGAGAGTGAAAATGAACGACTTCAGCAAAAGTATGGACAGCCTGATTTTGTCATGCACGGTGAAAGCGGTATCAACTTTAACTATCTCGGTTATGATTCAGGGCGTCATGGCACAGCTGATAGAATTATTCCTCAGAGATCAACGGATGTTATATTTCCTCTTTTCAAAACAATAGAGAACAGAAATCCTGACTTGGCTTTATGGATTGAAGCTAATTTTATTTCAGGGGAATCACTTACTTATCCGGCGCGTTATACTGGCATGTCTATGGGGCGGATGATGAATGCACCACAACCTCAGGCTGCTTCAATTATCCCTGAAAATTTGCTCCCTGCATGGTCGCTTCCGAAAAAAGATCCCGTGACAGGGAGAACTGTTCTTACCGCTTCGCTGGCAATAATAGTACATGGAAATATTGTTGGATCAGTTTCTATTGATGTTCCGCTCGGGACTTTATTGTCCGGCAATAACCATCTTAATATGTTCTCTCACAATATTGATTCAATGTTAGTCCGGATTGAATCTAATACTGACAGCACAAATGATGTGGAAATTGTTGCGAAAGAAATTTCCGGTACCGGCAGTAAAACTATGATGCATATGTGGGAACCTCCAACGGTCCAGACCATGCTCTCGTCATCTGATTCTGTATTGTTTTCCAAGTTTAAAGATCTGCTTAAAGAAAGAAAATCCGGCGTTATAAGTATGCCGTATAAAGGGCGTGACAGTATCTGGGCTTTTTCATCACCTGATAAGCGCGGTATCTCACTGGTTTTAATTCTTCTTCATGATGACGTGGTTAAACCGGCTGAGAATGCGAAAAAATTTGTAACTTCCGTTATATCGCAGCAATATCGCAATACTTCTTTAGTGCTTGTGGCCGTAGTTCTGCTTGTTTCAGTCATTGCCTTTATGCTTTCCCGTCGTTTTACAAAAAACATTTTGATTCTTGCCAAGGGCGTAAAGCGTATTGCCTCCGGTGATTTTGCTGCTAAAGTTGAAATTTCAAATGCTGATGAAATTGGTGAACTTGCGGATAATTTTAATAAAATGGTTCCCAGCCTTCAGGAGCATATTGAGATTAAAAGTGCTCTTGATGTTGCGATGGAGGTTCAGACAAATCTGCTGCCGCAGAGTTCTCCTGAACTTTCAGGGTACGATATTCATGGAGAGAGCAGGTATTGTGATGAACTCGGGGGAGATTATTTTGACTACATCAAACCTTATGCCGATCAGGATAATATCCGTTTTGCAGTGGGAGATGTCAGCGGGCATGGCGTTTCGGCGGCAATGCTTATGGGATCTATCAGGGGGTATGTACGGGCGCGGAGTTTAAGCCGCGGCACTCTCGGAGAAGTTTTGATTGATGTGAATAAGCTTGTAGCAGAGGACACCTGTAAAACAGCTCAATTCATGACTATGGTTATGGTGGAACTTGATCCTTTAAAAAATGAATTGCGCTGGGTAAGAGCAGGACATGACCCTGCATTGATATTTGATCCTGGGCAAGATGATTTTACCCAACTTGAAGGGGACGGAATTGCCCTTGGAGCTGTTGCAGAGGCAACATATGCCGAGAGCTGCTGTTTCGATTTGGATGCCGGGCAGATTTTAATTCTGGGAACTGATGGAATCTGGGAAGCTTCCAACGGCGATGGAGAATTTTTCGGAAAAGAGAGGCTGTGGAGAGTGGTAAATTCTGCAAAGGATTTGCCTGCTAAGGTTCTTGTTAAAACCATTTTTGATGCTGTGCATACGTTCACAGGCAGAAGCAAACAGGAAGATGATCTCACTGTTGTGGTTGTTAAAAGAAATAATTAA
- a CDS encoding ATP-binding protein: MKFRLFWKILFGFWLTFICIVVGIWVILTINGAPHNNPMEIEFERSFAEVQLASASAAFHLDGENGLLTLIESWPEKERLRLSYKRLPNKLPDGVITDSIQDKIVVANKMEKPDLQESRVYSRVEKLPDGTFIRLTYNTAKMGQGKKLGPSGVPPELVIIGILGGLIFSSLLAWYLIAPVWRLRMGFKQLTNGVLNVRLKPFMGRRRDEIADLARDFDLMAQRLQFLVESREQLLHDVSHELRSPLARQQVAIELARQIPPRTPELLDRIELETVRMDELVGELLILSRVESGEIVTDEYFDLQELARIIVNNSQFESEQDKIQIKLHSSTITETASSLTVRGDAELVRRALENVIRNAVRHSPCEASVDVTLFAYNDKKTCTITVEDHGPGVPSESLKQIFEPFVRLKKSNSHSTGLGLAIAKRAIVVHKGSIYAENRAGGGLSVFITLPLETSEVEESKD; the protein is encoded by the coding sequence ATGAAATTCAGATTGTTCTGGAAAATACTTTTCGGCTTCTGGCTGACATTCATCTGCATTGTAGTGGGCATATGGGTAATATTAACTATTAACGGTGCTCCTCATAATAACCCAATGGAGATTGAATTTGAACGATCTTTTGCCGAAGTTCAACTTGCTTCAGCTTCTGCAGCTTTCCACCTTGATGGGGAAAACGGGCTATTAACACTGATAGAATCATGGCCTGAAAAAGAACGTCTGCGATTATCATACAAGCGACTGCCCAATAAATTACCAGACGGAGTAATTACAGATTCTATACAAGACAAAATTGTAGTCGCAAATAAAATGGAAAAGCCTGACTTACAAGAGTCTCGAGTCTATTCCCGAGTCGAGAAATTACCTGATGGTACGTTTATTCGCCTGACTTATAACACTGCTAAAATGGGACAGGGAAAGAAACTGGGGCCCTCCGGAGTCCCACCAGAACTTGTTATCATAGGGATTTTGGGTGGGCTTATTTTCAGCTCTTTGCTGGCATGGTATCTTATCGCTCCAGTCTGGCGGCTGCGCATGGGGTTTAAGCAATTAACCAATGGAGTGCTAAATGTAAGGTTAAAACCGTTTATGGGCCGCCGCCGCGATGAAATAGCGGATTTGGCCCGAGATTTTGACTTGATGGCTCAACGACTACAATTTTTGGTTGAATCTCGTGAGCAATTACTCCATGACGTTTCTCACGAATTAAGATCTCCTCTTGCGCGGCAGCAGGTAGCTATTGAACTTGCCCGTCAGATTCCTCCACGAACACCAGAGTTATTGGATCGGATTGAGTTAGAAACGGTTCGCATGGATGAACTCGTTGGAGAACTACTCATTCTTTCTCGAGTGGAGTCAGGAGAAATTGTTACCGATGAATATTTCGATCTCCAAGAGCTTGCTCGCATAATTGTCAACAATTCTCAGTTTGAATCAGAGCAGGATAAAATTCAAATCAAACTGCACAGCTCCACTATAACCGAGACTGCAAGCAGTCTCACAGTACGTGGTGATGCAGAACTGGTTCGACGAGCTTTGGAAAATGTAATTCGTAATGCTGTTCGTCATAGCCCATGCGAAGCCTCCGTTGATGTGACACTCTTCGCATACAATGACAAAAAGACTTGCACCATCACGGTTGAAGACCATGGCCCAGGTGTACCATCAGAATCTCTTAAACAAATATTTGAACCTTTCGTCCGGCTGAAAAAGAGTAACAGCCATAGTACTGGCCTTGGGTTAGCAATAGCTAAACGTGCAATAGTCGTACATAAAGGAAGCATCTATGCAGAGAATAGAGCTGGAGGAGGATTAAGCGTTTTCATCACTCTTCCCTTAGAAACCTCTGAGGTAGAAGAAAGTAAAGACTAA
- a CDS encoding response regulator transcription factor — MKKTNRILIVDDDIDLGILLTEYLEAEGFNPHVVHNGIEGAAEALSGMYDVVLLDIMLPGQDGIEVLHEIRRSSRVPIIMLTAKGDQIDRVLGLEMGADDYMPKPCYPRELVARLRAVLRRTDEMTDIWKDDELRLGLLKMQVPQRKVHWDEIPVELTLSEFNCLEILLRMGERVVSKDELSEKVLGRAREPYDRSVDVHISNLRQKLAKVAGEKITIKTVRGVGYRVHL, encoded by the coding sequence ATGAAAAAAACGAACCGCATTCTTATTGTTGATGATGATATCGACTTGGGAATTTTATTAACTGAATATCTTGAAGCCGAAGGATTCAATCCGCATGTCGTTCATAACGGTATAGAAGGTGCTGCCGAAGCTCTCTCCGGCATGTATGACGTAGTCCTCCTTGATATAATGCTCCCCGGCCAAGATGGAATTGAAGTTTTACATGAGATAAGACGATCCAGCCGTGTTCCGATAATCATGCTTACCGCCAAAGGCGATCAAATTGACCGCGTGCTGGGATTGGAAATGGGCGCTGACGACTATATGCCGAAACCATGCTACCCACGAGAGCTGGTGGCTCGCTTGAGAGCGGTGTTGCGCCGTACGGATGAAATGACAGATATATGGAAAGATGATGAACTGCGTCTCGGACTTCTCAAAATGCAAGTTCCACAACGAAAAGTTCACTGGGATGAAATTCCCGTTGAACTGACTCTTTCAGAATTTAACTGTCTGGAAATATTATTAAGAATGGGGGAACGGGTGGTTAGCAAGGATGAGCTTTCAGAAAAAGTTTTAGGTCGTGCTCGCGAACCATATGACCGCAGTGTTGATGTCCACATAAGCAACCTCCGCCAAAAGCTGGCCAAGGTTGCCGGGGAAAAAATAACTATAAAAACGGTTCGCGGCGTAGGCTATAGGGTACATCTCTAA
- a CDS encoding efflux RND transporter periplasmic adaptor subunit — translation MNKFFKIGIIASICVIGIGMKFILFPANQSVQYLTTKVVKSDIQETVLATGTLEAFKQVSVGAQASGQVKSLNVSLGDEVKKGDLIAEIDSQSQENNLHIAEADLENVKAQLTAKKAELNLAESEYKRQKGMLGAKATSIQDYESALATLAETKAEIAALDAQIVAASIDVDTARVTLGYTSITAPMDGIVVAIVTKEGQTVNAAQATPTIVKLAQLDTMTVKAEVSEADVVKVYPGQKVYFTILGEPDHKYKATLRSIEPAPDSIEDEDSNDTTSSEDEAIYYNALFDVPNPDHKLRISMTVEATIILNEATNVCIIPEGALGAKDEQGRSSVQILSADGKPETLKVHTGLSDSVNIQIIDGLKEGDSVILGEADADSVIKEESNRPRQPMGL, via the coding sequence ATGAATAAGTTTTTTAAAATAGGCATTATTGCCAGCATCTGCGTTATTGGAATAGGGATGAAATTTATACTTTTCCCTGCGAATCAGTCTGTGCAGTATCTGACGACCAAGGTAGTCAAAAGCGACATTCAAGAAACTGTATTGGCAACAGGAACCCTTGAAGCTTTCAAACAGGTCAGCGTTGGAGCTCAGGCCTCAGGACAGGTTAAGTCTCTTAACGTTTCCCTTGGCGATGAAGTGAAAAAAGGAGACCTGATAGCGGAGATAGATTCGCAATCTCAGGAAAATAATTTGCATATAGCCGAAGCGGATCTGGAAAATGTCAAAGCTCAGCTGACTGCTAAGAAAGCAGAACTCAATCTGGCCGAATCAGAATATAAACGTCAAAAGGGTATGCTCGGCGCAAAAGCAACCTCTATACAAGATTATGAAAGTGCTTTGGCTACTCTGGCAGAGACCAAGGCAGAGATTGCAGCTCTTGATGCACAAATCGTGGCAGCTTCTATTGATGTGGATACAGCGCGGGTAACTCTTGGATATACCTCCATTACTGCGCCAATGGATGGCATTGTCGTGGCTATTGTGACCAAGGAAGGCCAGACTGTTAACGCAGCTCAGGCAACCCCGACGATAGTTAAACTTGCCCAGCTTGATACAATGACCGTTAAGGCTGAAGTGTCGGAAGCTGATGTGGTCAAAGTCTATCCCGGACAAAAAGTTTATTTTACTATTCTCGGTGAACCGGACCACAAATATAAAGCGACACTTAGAAGTATCGAGCCCGCGCCAGATTCCATCGAAGATGAGGACAGTAACGACACAACCAGCTCAGAGGATGAAGCTATTTATTACAATGCTCTGTTCGATGTGCCTAATCCAGATCACAAATTGCGCATTTCCATGACTGTTGAAGCGACTATCATTCTTAATGAGGCTACGAATGTATGCATCATTCCAGAGGGGGCTTTGGGTGCTAAAGATGAACAAGGGCGGTCTTCTGTACAAATTCTCAGTGCTGACGGCAAACCAGAAACTCTGAAGGTGCATACAGGTCTGAGTGATTCAGTCAATATTCAAATCATAGATGGCTTGAAAGAAGGTGATAGCGTGATACTTGGAGAAGCTGATGCTGATTCTGTTATCAAGGAAGAATCAAATCGGCCTCGCCAGCCTATGGGACTATAA
- a CDS encoding MacB family efflux pump subunit: protein MPLLQIKNLRKEYPAGDQTMMVLKDVNISIEAGEMVAIVGASGSGKSTLMNIIGCLDQPTSGTYCISGRDVGELDANELAKLRREHFGFIFQRYHLLSSLTALENVEIPAIYAGMAQAARHERAAQLLARLGLEERVHYRPGQLSGGQQQRVSISRALMNGGQVILADEPTGALDSTSSKETMKLLTELNSEGHTLIVVTHDMEVAAYARRIIEIRDGEVVSDRLNTTDSGLVFKKSKTLSVKRAKVAWLDQSMELLRMALSSMMAHKLRTFLTMLGIIIGIASVVSVVALGKGSEQSVLKNISSIGTNVIDIFPGADFGDRRAGNVHTLIPADASALSQQPYVDSVTPKLSTTLELRYRNIDVSASVSGVGDQYFRVYGYEIAEGSAFNKDMVTSIKQVAVIDQNTRKRLFGTDKDVLGKVIILGSVPCRIIGVTKKKQSFFGNSDSLNIWVPYTTAMHRIIGQAYLANITVRVKDGMPMQAAEKGIQKMLVRRHNLKDFFIMNTDTIRKTIESTTQTMTLLISAIAIISLVVGGIGVMNIMLVSVTERTGEIGVRMAVGARCSDIMIQFLIEAVLVCLLGGIFGIVLSLIVGVIFSYSGSSYTMVYSSTSMILAFVCSTIIGVVFGYLPARSAASLNPVDALVRE from the coding sequence ATGCCATTACTTCAAATAAAAAATCTCAGAAAAGAATATCCCGCCGGGGATCAGACCATGATGGTGCTTAAAGACGTGAATATAAGCATCGAAGCCGGAGAGATGGTTGCGATTGTAGGAGCTTCAGGCTCCGGTAAGTCCACGCTTATGAATATTATTGGCTGTCTTGATCAGCCGACAAGTGGCACATATTGCATCTCCGGTCGGGATGTTGGCGAACTCGACGCCAACGAACTCGCAAAACTTCGACGAGAACATTTTGGTTTTATTTTTCAACGCTATCATCTGTTGTCTTCGCTTACAGCTTTGGAAAATGTCGAAATACCCGCTATTTATGCTGGAATGGCTCAAGCAGCACGGCATGAACGGGCCGCTCAACTCCTTGCCAGATTAGGACTTGAAGAACGTGTTCATTATCGTCCCGGTCAACTTTCCGGGGGGCAGCAGCAGCGGGTAAGTATCTCTCGGGCTCTGATGAATGGCGGGCAGGTAATTCTGGCTGACGAACCAACAGGAGCTCTTGATAGTACCAGTAGTAAAGAAACCATGAAACTGCTGACGGAATTAAATTCTGAAGGGCATACTCTTATAGTTGTCACGCACGATATGGAAGTGGCCGCCTATGCCCGAAGAATTATTGAAATCCGTGATGGGGAAGTCGTTTCCGATCGTTTGAATACAACCGACTCCGGCCTTGTTTTTAAAAAGAGTAAAACTCTTTCTGTCAAAAGAGCAAAGGTAGCATGGCTGGATCAGTCGATGGAATTACTGCGGATGGCTTTATCCTCTATGATGGCCCATAAACTACGTACATTTTTGACCATGCTCGGGATTATTATAGGGATTGCATCAGTTGTATCTGTCGTGGCTTTGGGAAAGGGGTCAGAGCAGAGTGTCCTTAAAAATATTAGCTCAATAGGCACTAACGTTATCGATATTTTCCCTGGTGCTGATTTTGGCGACCGAAGGGCCGGCAATGTTCATACATTGATCCCTGCCGATGCCTCGGCATTGTCTCAACAACCTTATGTCGACAGTGTAACTCCAAAACTTTCAACTACATTGGAATTGCGTTACCGAAATATAGATGTCTCTGCATCTGTAAGTGGTGTTGGTGACCAATATTTCAGAGTTTACGGCTATGAAATAGCAGAGGGTAGTGCCTTTAATAAAGATATGGTCACGAGTATCAAACAGGTGGCCGTCATTGATCAGAACACGCGGAAGAGACTGTTTGGAACGGATAAAGATGTTCTCGGCAAGGTCATCATTCTTGGCAGCGTGCCCTGCCGGATAATAGGTGTAACCAAGAAAAAACAATCTTTCTTTGGGAATAGTGACTCCCTCAACATTTGGGTTCCGTACACAACGGCCATGCACCGTATCATCGGCCAGGCATATCTGGCGAACATTACTGTACGCGTTAAGGATGGAATGCCTATGCAGGCTGCTGAAAAAGGCATTCAAAAGATGCTTGTCCGAAGGCATAATCTCAAAGATTTTTTTATAATGAACACTGATACTATTCGCAAGACCATTGAAAGTACGACACAGACCATGACGCTGCTTATCTCCGCTATTGCAATTATTTCATTGGTAGTCGGCGGGATAGGAGTCATGAATATCATGCTTGTTTCGGTAACGGAACGAACAGGAGAAATAGGAGTCCGAATGGCTGTAGGGGCCAGATGCAGTGATATTATGATTCAGTTCCTTATCGAAGCCGTGTTGGTCTGTTTACTGGGTGGAATTTTCGGAATTGTCCTGTCTCTGATAGTCGGGGTAATTTTTTCATACAGCGGAAGTAGCTACACAATGGTTTATTCCTCTACATCAATGATTTTAGCTTTTGTTTGCTCAACAATTATCGGAGTTGTCTTTGGGTATCTTCCGGCTCGTAGCGCCGCAAGTCTTAATCCAGTGGATGCTCTTGTACGTGAATAG